The sequence below is a genomic window from Gossypium hirsutum isolate 1008001.06 chromosome A11, Gossypium_hirsutum_v2.1, whole genome shotgun sequence.
tataactttaaaaaataataataagaaaattaaacgATTCAAGAGTTAGAAAAATGAGATTAATTCACAAGTATcgtctaaattttaaattaataacagtattttaaaatattttaattaattccttaaaatataaatattatattaatcaaatcTTGTATTTGTCTATTCatcaatttaaatatcaatttgggTTTAACATTAAGAAACATGATAGGTAGTGTCAACAGATTTATAAGAgaattatttttctctttttaacattttaacatatttttaaaatgttttaggtcatatttaaagaattttatttaCACAAAATTGAATAGTGAATTTATTAAGAAAAACCTTACTCGAAGGCTCAGTTCGAAGTTTCGTTCAAAAAGTTAGGACttggataaaaatatagactCAAAAAATAAACTTAGATAAAAAATTAATGTCCGTTTTCTAAATGAGTTAGATCTCGGGTAAACTTCTTTCGGCCCAAGCCTAAtccaaatatgtaaaaaaaaatttgctactatttttttactttattattattattttgctaccattttactattatattactactattttattgttgttggttgaatattgtataactcttattctattattaattttgctaatattttagagatattttttgttaaattaaatttattttagtgtaatttaaatatatattttttatttttttctatatgttgaaaaatatttattttaataattttaatatatttaatgtattatatttttaaatttatttttatataaaaaataatataaaattttaatgctAGCCGAGCTAAGctcaaattatgaaatttttatttgagttgaatttaaacaaaattttaaaaattttcaggtCTAGCCTAAATGAATAAAGAAGTTATGTAGTACACGTGGCGAATGTATAATGTAGTTTCCCCCGAAAGCTGTAGCGCTAAAAATCACCCTTTTGAGTCGGTTTTTAATCACCCTCCCCTCCTTATTTATGCCCTTTTTCTGTTTTCCCTTGACATCCATTAAACTCTCCTTCCTATATTTATCCTTCTCCATTTTCACCTTTCtctctttcattttcaatttaatacGCCAATTTTCATCACCCCTTTCTTTCAATCTTTCTAAACATGGAGTTACGACCTTTAGAACTGCGTGTTATTTCTGCTAAAGATATCAAAGACGTCAATCTTTTCACCAAGATGGACGTATACGTCGTAGTTTCTATCAACGGCGATCACCGCACGGCTCAAAAAACTCCGGTCCACAAGGAGAGCGGTTCTAACCCCAACTGGAATTGCACCATGAAGTTCACCATCGATGAAACCGCCGCCCATCAGAACCATCACAACCTCGTCTTCCGTTTGAAATCCAACCGCGTGTTTGGGGATAAAGAAATCGGGTCGGTTCAGGTCCCTATCAGGGAATTACTTGATCAAGAGAATGGGAACGGGAAAGTGGATCACCAGCATGTAAGTTTTAGTGTTATGTTGGCTAATGGAAAAACCAAAGGTGTATTTAATTTCGCTTACAGATTTGGAGAGAAGTTTAGCATGCCTGCTCTTCCACCGCCTCCGTTTCCAGGGGCTGGATCGTACAAACATGGGGGTAAGCCGGTTATGGCTTATCCACCGCCGCCGACTGGTTATCCAGGGCCGAGCTCAGGGCATCCTAAAGGAACGTATCCGCCGCCTCCACAAGGGATGACAGGTTATCCTTACCCTCCACCTGGTGGATATCCGCCGTACGGGTACCAACAGGGTCCGGTTCCGGGATATGGGTACCAAGGATATCCACCCCCTCAGGGTGGATACGGTTACTCACAAGTGCAGCAACCGCAGAAGTCAAAGAAAGGAGGAATTGGGGCAGGGTTAGGATTGGGATTAGCTGGTGGATTATTGGGAGGAATGTTGATCGGTGATATGGTTGATGATGCTTACGAGGCTGGTGTTGAAGACGGGCTTGATTATGATTACTAATCACcgtttttttatggtttttattgtTCATTTGCTGTgggtttcttcttctttttttcctttttagattGTTGAGATTGtaaatgttgaaaaataaatcaatgcttttttttttatttttgttgtttgctAATTGAAATGTTGTTTGTGTAATGATTTTGTTTTTTAGTTGGTGGAGGATGAACTTGTTCTTTAATGTACGAAAAGATCATCGAAGGTATCGCAAAATAATACTGAAGTTGAAAGGATCCTTTGAAGGTAGATCGAATGAAGATTGTTGCTTTTAATCTTTTATCTCTAACAAATGCGTTGGGGGGGGGGGAGGTGCTAATCTCCCGATCCTAAacagagtttaaaattttatgtaaatttattcatatttataaaaattaactgAAAGATGcccatattatattttaaatattttttaaaaatattttatattatattattttaatattaataattttattttttatttattaaattttttatataattatctttaatattattattttgttaatacattttaaaattattttaaagtttatattagagtaattctatatatttatatagttttatttttttaaatgtattataaattacataatatataaaaataacataatataaaatattataaattttaaaatagataggATTGAGTTAAAAGTCTTTGAATATTTAAGTCTTTTTAACGTGTTTTAGTGCATTCAAAATTAAATCTTCTTTTACGTTAACAATAATAAATCTCAAttgattttttatcaaatttttaaatgataatattGTTTGGACTTTTTTACTTagacaatataaaaataatatttaaataccaaaatagcATTCCAATAccattatttatgaaaatgagatagATTGAATAGTGAGGGTTGGAGGGAGATAGGGTAGCGGCACCGCCATTATTTTCTCACTCAATCATACCACCATCATTAACAtatgatttgtgatatatatatatatataaatggtggAGGCATATGGATGACGACATCAATATTGGGGTGTTTCTCACACTTGAAATTTATGTTTGAACTCAATTTTTTGTTTCACTTTAAGGCATATATAAGCCTTCCTTCACGGAGATGGATGGAGCTTgtgttggaaaaaaaaaattgtagaaagcTTGTTGGGAAGAAAGGAaacatgtattttttaaaatattaatttttttttgttttttatttactttacaaATGGTTCCATTGTGTTGATTTTATTGAGGAAGTAGgtatgttttttgttttttagatgcAAATAACATATCGTCCCATTGTGTTTAATTTTTGTGAGAATTTGTTTTGTAGAAAGGGTGGTGGGAAGAAAGGATGCAGgtatgtttctattttttttttacattttttttgtttcttatataCTGAAATGGTATGgcaaaaaatgtgatttttttttatttttatttgtaattattttatatatatattttacatgttttatatattttgtgttgaaaaattattgtttaatgttatttgaattatatagATATagagattgcatgtttaatttttcatatgttaatgtattgaaatttaaaaagcaATAAAGTGGTTGTGGTTTTCATAGTGGATGTAATTTCATTATTGCTATTATGGATGTAGTATGTAATGCATAATAATTGttgcatttttttcttaaaatcacaATATTCTTAAaacattatatttatatattttaaaattgtatttattattctaatattaataCTGAGTTTTAtctaatttctaaaataaaaattttaatttacatgcttaatgtattttttttttgtatgttcTTATACTCGAATGTattaatgtatatattttgtaagaagaaaataaaatctaTAAAGTCTTTAACTTTATCAACACAAAGTATTTGACTTAATCTATTTAAGTAAAATCGTGGAATAGTCATTCAGTAAAAGGGGTGCTGAATGATTATTCCAACCTCTTCCCCAAATGatatctttttctttctcctaaaATATCTTTTTTCGGGCCTTGAAAtcaaataaacataaaacaaaacaaaacttgAAATCATTCAACATagtaaaattgcaaaaataaagagagaaagaaagtaaCAAGAATGATCCCATAATTCAAGCCATTTGAGAACTGTTAACAAAGAAAATTGCATGATGGTTGTATTGGTTTTGGGTATTTTTCTTCTTAGTGATAAAAAAAAAGCATGGATTTTTAGGTTTTGGTACTTGATTTGGGGCTTTTAATTTAGGAAAGAAGGAAAGAGAATCACATATTAGAAAATTGTGGTTATTGAAGTGGTGGAAGAAGGTGTAATGTAGGTGAAAGCTTCAAAATGTTTTTGTAGGTCTATAGTGTTATGGATGGATTTAAAGAAAACTAACAAGCGAATCGAAAGGAGGGGTTGATATAAtctaaatatgaaattttgagcAAGAAAGGACTATGGTCGATGGCTGCCCATGACGTTTAGTGCGATGGTGAACTGTAGTTTATAGAAAACATGATGAAAGTTTttctatatataataaaatgaggAAGAGTGAGAAAGGTGAGAGAGAGGAGaggtaaaataatttattaacttatacaaatttaataatttataatttatatattttaaaattttaacattttatagatatatttttattttaaaaaataatttataataaactaataataaattaatatcaataaaatattattttaattatttgtttacatATAATATCTTAAATATcttaaaacaatattttatttaataaatttgtaaataaattaatacttGTAATAAGGGTAAAATAATCTTTTTCAAATCAACCAAACAATAAAATACTATTATAAGTATATTCTATTCAATCAACCAAACAACGTAATACTCATTACGTCTCTATTTCATTTCTACCCTATTCTATTTCAACGAACCAAATATGCAGTTAGTAACTACAATTACTTCCTTACACCATCAATCTATTTAACTCCTTAACCTTAAAATTTATATCATCTTTTTAAGAAAAACTTCTTTGGTTTGCTGCATTTTCTTTCGATATATTTCAGTTCATTGTAGAATGCGGCCATGTCTAATAACTCTATCAAAGAAAGCAATGATTTCTTCATTTAACGTTACACCAATATTGCAATTCAACAATGCCTAGATTGTATAGGAAGGAGCGTGCCCATGATGCTGTCTCGACAGAAGTGGATGGAGTGGATTAGGGCAGACAGAGAATGCTCACCAGCACAACAGCAGGCATGATCGTCGAGGGAGAGACCGGTGTTTAAAGTTTTTGAAAAGtgtttatgaaaaaattaaatttaaattttaaatatttagtattgttaaaaagtgtttttaaaaataaaatatttattaatgttataaaatgaaaaatatgtatttaaataatgtttaaattcattaatattataatattataataaaaatataaaaaaatttatttattataactcattattaatatgttaatatatgaaatataaattttaaatatttataagtaattaatattaattatttgcaaattttaatttgaaaaatcccTTGATTTGAACTTCATTCCAACATTGATGTTACTATTGGTGAAACAATAAAACTTGTTTTACAACCATTAAAACAACAGTATCGTTATAGCTTTTTGTTTGACGAGAATTTAGACAAAATTAAGAGAGTttgcaaaataaatttaaaatgtaagTGAATCAAAGACATAAATAAAGAGAGAATTAACATACAATATTTGTTAACACAGTTTGAATTTCTCAATTTTATATTTGTGAAGTCTCACTtagaaaataaacttatttaccAATTGtttgtgtcgaaaccatttttattttgcaaAACGGGGGTCGACTTTAAAATAGAAAATGGAGTCGACACCAactttttttgtttaggtgtgatcggactactttgtaaaacattttgttttattaaaatatcaattttggcctacgaaatttaagaaaacaggtttgggagtcggttatgtaTAAGGAATGATTAGCActctcgcaacgcccaaaattggtacctaatcgattaattaatgtcctaatgtaaaaaatttggaataattttaaaaatacaatcccGTTTAAAAGTGTTTGAGTATACCTGAATTGGATgctaagattctcttgttccaaaggaataaaatgtcacatccaacaCGTTAGGATACGACAATTCAAGCCGTCGAAACCAAGGTCAtctcataatttttaaaattcatgcattGAAATTGCAAAAAAGGGTACACGGTTATTTGGTCAAAcggtaaatcgaaacccagcacgttagggcacgatctcccgaatttctaaacacaaaatattgcctttaatttaagaaaacatggatgaaatttcaataGGATATTCAGTTATCCGGttgaacgaaaaatcgaaacccagtacattagggcacgatttctcgaactCCCAAATACGAAATATTTCCTTATGTTGGGAGGTTTTTTTTTGTAACGCGGGTAGttataaaatgaatgaaaataaaaataattaatgcatAGAATATAAGGTTTATCATAtaaatgaattttgaaaaaaaaatattatgagctgcaatttaaaattaatgctatacaaaagaatttaaaaccaaaataaatacaaatataatgtcaatatgtacataaaaataatgATGTATGCCCATGCCAAATCTTAAACAAATAATGTACATGAAGtgaaaaacttaataaaaataatatatatataaaataataatggatgagagtgtttaaaaaacaaatatatggtaaaataagatctttaaaagaaataaattgtatATAAGTAAATTCTTAAGAAAATACAAATATGAAATAACATGAGATTGATAGTGTACGTAGACAAAGTtaattctaatataaattttgtgtatataataatatataaaggtGATCAAATTAAATATCATACATAATTTTAAAACTACATTatatgaaagtttttttttaaaaataataagaataacgaaaaataatagtaatattaaagaACTACtatagtatataaaaataatagtataataatattaagaaaaagaataataaaaatattgaatataatagcaatatatataataatatcaataacaaaatagaagataaataatattagtatatTAATAAACTGGATAGTAtgctaatattaaaataagagtaaaaaaaagttaatgatGACTGACATAAGGGAAAAAAAATGGTAATCATAATACGATGGTAATAAtggtaaagaataaaaataaaataataataatgatacagttatgacacaaattaaaaccatagtaataacaataattgaaatgatacataataataataaatttaaaacccATATTAATTAACCGTATAATAAAACgacaaaaaaaagtcaaattgacTTGAAAACCGAAATTCTGGGGCCAAAtcgaaatataaaaaaagaaaggatcTATTTGAATGACGCGAATAACGTGGAGGGGCCGAATAGGGAAATATTCCCTACCCTCTAAAACGCACCAGTCAATAGGGACCTACTAGAAAATgaggccaaattctagggataaattgaaaataaaaagaaaatgaattttaaaaaaataaaaatgcggGAGGACCAAAAGGGTAAATAACCCATAAagagaaaacacgcggatcctccccaaGTCGGGTCACATGCGCGGGTTCTGcccctaaacggcgccgttttggtgaCTGGGCTTATAAcacaaaacgatgccgttttaatACCCTTTAAAagctgatttttttaaaaaattatttttctccccaaatttcaaaaaaaaaacctcacttTTCTCTGGAAGTTTTCAGAATCCAGCCACGGGATCGGAGAGCCGTCGTCGCACGTGCCATTATCGGTGCCGCCGTATACGGTGGCTGGAGGTGCGAAAAATCCCTCTTTGCCGGTGAAACAAAAGGTAAACTccccatttttaatattttagtttcgTATAAatgaaaaaatctaaaaaaaaagaaaaaaatggtagaaaaataaaacaaaatgaaacagAAAAGTAAAACCACAGTAAAATCACattgatttctttttaaatatttgttgtACTTTGATTTCTCTGCTTATATTAGTCCAAAAGAAAGGGATCCCCCCTTTACAACATCATAtattggcttttatagccatttttacaCTCTATTTTCACATGTTTGCAGGTACGTGCGCAGGTATACCACTGACGTGGCGTGGTGGAGCAGTGCACGACACGGAGAGGCGTGCGACGTGCGGTGCCTGGAGACTACCTTGGGTGCGGCGGCTGAAGGTGTTGGCTGCTAGGGTTTCAAAGCATGTTTAGGTTGTGGGCTTGGGTATTGagttagggttttttattttggGCCTGTTTAGGATTAGCAATTTGGGTTATAATTTTTGGACTGGTTTAATTATTTTGGACCATTGTTTATTGGGCTCCGGGCGAAAATTAGGTCCTACAGTTTGCATAGCCTATTAACTTAAATCCAATATATCCTTTACACAAATAAGTACTTATACTTCAATACCAACCCTAATTGTACAAATCATTCTCTCCAAATACCCCAATGACTatctaataatattttaatagacttaaaagcattaattttaaaattgattttatccATATATTATCTTCAATATTTATCTAATAATAGCTTTCatagataaattatttaatagaaaacttTCATACTCATCTAACCACCTTAAAAgtgtttgatttaaaaatttaataacaggacgataattttataacaaaacaataatataaataattaaaatataacattttagatataagtgactaaaatataaactaaatcaaataaaaataactattttagtAATTTACCCAAAGAAATAGAACATGAAAGATGGGAAACAAGAACATTTCCCTTGAATCCTACAATGACATgaaaggaaaattaaaaaaaaaactgttgaataaatatatttacataatCTTAATTATGTCTAAACCTTATTAGAAGATTTAGACTTAGAAGACTGGTCCTTATCAAATGAAGATGATGCTTTCTTAGGTAACAAAACAGCGTTAATGTTAGGAAGAACTCCGCCACTAGCAATGGTTACTCCTTGAAGAAGCTTCCCCAACTCCTCGTCATTTCTCACGACTAACAGCACGTGCTGTGGGTTGATCCTATTCTTTTTGTTATCACGTGCCGCATTCCCCGCCAATTCCAACACCTGCTCAAAAATATGAAACTATCAATTTTTCGTTTACGAAAAAATACACCGAAATGGTAAAATCTCAAAAGCTAACTTTTAGGATCTAAGCATGAATATCTATCACTAAAAtattgattttccttttttttccaatAAAAGGAAATTGAGACTTCGTTAAAAAAATACGCACAAAATTCACAATTACAATTTTCCTTTGATTCCGACATTTTCTCATTTATCTAACCAAAATAAAACTGCTGAAAGCAGATCGAGAGGACATGACAATAAAAGGTTGAGAAAAAAGATCAGACACCTCAGCAGCAAGGTACTCGAGGACGGCGGCAAGATAGACGGGAGCACCGCCGCCATAACGCTGTGCATAACGGCCTTTCTTGAGGTAACGGGCAATCCGACCCACTGGAAACTGGAGTCTTGCCTTTGCCGACTTAGACACCGCTTTTTTCCTATCTCCCCCTCTCCTACCTCCCGCTGTCGTTGACGTCGACTCCATTACAGCTTAAAAGACGTTAAtttactttaaagaataaaaaatttgattcaattctgaTGAACTTCTTATTTGATCGGCGAAGAGGAGTGCGAAAAACTCTTTTTAGTTTCTTTTGgttgagatttttttttgaattgtgtGAAGCGAAAGTGATAGTTGATTGCGGGCTTTTATAAATGGATGTGGCACGCTGGCAATCCGCAGCTGCTTGATTTAGGCTATTGAAAGGTGGATAGTAGGTTTTGATCCGACGGTTGGGTTCTGTTCGTGATGTATTTAGATCTTACGATCTGGGATTGCCTAGTGTTGTGATTCTTGTGGTTGGCCCTCTTGACCTAGGTGGAGATTATTTGGGGCGAAACCCAATAAATTTGTTTATTATATACTAATTTTTTATGACGTGCAATGCACGAGTTGTTcgtttatttcataaaaaattaggtattgtttaaatattaatttattattaattaaaattgttcTTGGCATAATATTTGGaagatataaataaattcttaaattatttttatatatgggaaaatatttgataaactattaataaagtttttaaatttcataattaaggTTAGAAGTTGACAAGTTTCttataaatgtataataaaatgtttaaaaaagtAAGAAACATcaattttttaaggttaattataaaataaaaaaaattttattgttagtttattaaatattaactcatttatgtatatatattaaatcaaaaatattaaaatgtttgaaaataatgttaataacgtttttaaaaaaaatataatcaataaTCTTTATTTCAACATCGTAAATGTCTtacctaaaaaa
It includes:
- the LOC107955661 gene encoding protein SRC2, with the protein product MELRPLELRVISAKDIKDVNLFTKMDVYVVVSINGDHRTAQKTPVHKESGSNPNWNCTMKFTIDETAAHQNHHNLVFRLKSNRVFGDKEIGSVQVPIRELLDQENGNGKVDHQHVSFSVMLANGKTKGVFNFAYRFGEKFSMPALPPPPFPGAGSYKHGGKPVMAYPPPPTGYPGPSSGHPKGTYPPPPQGMTGYPYPPPGGYPPYGYQQGPVPGYGYQGYPPPQGGYGYSQVQQPQKSKKGGIGAGLGLGLAGGLLGGMLIGDMVDDAYEAGVEDGLDYDY
- the LOC107904532 gene encoding probable histone H2A.5; amino-acid sequence: MESTSTTAGGRRGGDRKKAVSKSAKARLQFPVGRIARYLKKGRYAQRYGGGAPVYLAAVLEYLAAEVLELAGNAARDNKKNRINPQHVLLVVRNDEELGKLLQGVTIASGGVLPNINAVLLPKKASSSFDKDQSSKSKSSNKV